AGAGCCTACATCTGGGTTCAAACGTCATCAAggagatcatcatcatcaccatcatcatcatcatcgtcctgCAGCTGTTCGTCTGCAGCAGAGAGGTCGGACTGATCGCTCAGACTGACTCGACGTCTCCGACGACGATCTGAGAGGCGAAGAAGAGAAGTGTTTACATGACTCCATAAcaacctgtgtgtatgtgtgtgtgtgtttgtgtgtgtgagagagagtgtgtgtgggggggactCCATCTAAAGGGTGAGGTCGGGCTGAGGTGCTGGTGgagtggtggaggtggaggagtggTGTCCTGTgataagctgtgtgtgtgtgtgtgtgtgtgtgtgtgtgtgtgtgtgtgtgtgtgtgtgtgtgtgtgtgtgtgtgtgtgtgtgtgtgtacctggagGGTCTCTGTGTTCCAGCCAGGACAGATCGTCTGAGCTCACCTCAGCCAGACTTGGGGTCGGACTGAAGTCCTCTGAGTCAGAGTCCAGGTCCGGGTCAGGCGTGAGTCCTCTgtgggggagagggaggagcgGGGACGCccctgaacacacactcatgttaTCCTCTGTGTCTAtgtgacggtgtgtgtgtgtgtgtgtgtctcacctggtgtgtgtgctgacagCCGATGTTCTCTGGTCGTCCTGAGCTCCTCCTTCAGCTGCGACACATTCGACCTGTTTGAAGAGAGTCATTAGACATGCCTTATACACgctacagaaacagaaagataaaagaaaactacaaaataaaagcacaggaaATGAACAGAAAAGTGGTTTAATCACTTTCCAATAAAGTTTAAAATCTATATCAGAGTTTAATGTTTATGGTTTAGTTCAAAATCTGACAGACTTTAAAATCTGTATGAGaattaaaaatctgtttaaaaTCTGTCCGAGTTTAAATCTATGTCAGAATTTAAAACCtgtttcaaagtttaaaaactttcttagaaattaaaaatctgtttttggatttgaaatatttatcacAGTTTGAAATCTGCATGAATTTAAAATCTATAGTAACATAATACAGAGAGAGCAGCTTCTAAAGTATGATCAGGTTTCTTtgaaaaacacagcacacaccCACGTACCTGATCTGTTGGACCTCTTGTCGTGTGTCTGAGACATTCTTAGtcagctcagagctcagagatcTGAAGCTGTCAGTCATCTGCTCCACagtctaaacacacacacacacacacacacacacacacacacacacacacacacacacacacacacacacacaaacattcaattATCAAATTATAGCAATACATTTAACACAGGTGATCGAAGGAACACACATTAGACATAACACATATcgtaaaaaacaacacacaatacattaaaaactaaacaaCTCTCTCACAGTAcgcaaaatacacaaaaatacacacaacgcataaaaaataatttaacacacaacatacacacatcacacaatGAATATAACACACATCATGTTTTTTTGAGTGTTaattgtacagtgtgtgtgagtgtgtgtgtgtgtgtgtgtgtgtgtgtgtgtgtttaccctgCAGGTGTGTTGGTCCCGCCTCCTGCTCTCTCTGGTTTCCTCCTGCAGGTGAAGCAGCTCCTCCCCCTGCCTCCctgcagaacacaaacacacactgacaacagttctctctctctctctctctgtttgtgtgtgtgtgtgtgtgtgtgtgtgtgtgtgtgtgtgtgttaaacttGGTTTATACCTCTGTGTTGACTCTACGTTGACGTGAGGACCACATACTTGTTCACGTCGCTCTGCACTACTCTTCCTAaacactagatggcagtgtGATTACTGTGCTCGTCACATCAccaggttctggttctggttctggttctggttctggttctgctgtgTTCTCTGCTCGTTATGAACAGGAAACTTTGGCGACTGAATCTGAGCGTGATGTTGGAGATATGTAAGGTACAGATCTATGTGAACCTTCAGCGTAGATTCAACACAGACATTTAAATCAGGCTTCAGACTTACTCAGCTGAGTCTTCAGCAGCTCCATGTCTCTCCTCAGGTATTCCAGCTTTGAGCTCaaactgaacaaacacaaagagaagttTCATCATCTCTTCTCTCATACCCCAAACACCACTCTGCATCGACCCGATGAGCACTACCCATAATGCACCTCTCCTCCAGGTGGCCGATGGACGTGGCTCTGGTGAATTGTTCCCGCAGACTGCTGAGCTCTTCCGCctctctcctccactcctccgCCCCTCTGTTCCTCAGCCTCTGCACCTCCTctgaaagagatggagagagagaaagagagagagagtcctctTCATCATCGTGTGGATGaatcataataatcatgatTCAtgtctttataataataataataataataataacaatagtactttatttatatagcacttttcaatacaggtaacaaagtgcttcacagtggggaataaaaacaagaagaagtgaaaagcaaaatggagcgataaaaaataaaatgaaattaaaaccaaaaagcatgcaagcttataaaacagatccttaaaaacagagttaaaattaaagaacatcacacaataaaagcttttctgtaaaagtgtgtcttgagtaattgcataaaacaagggactgattctgcaggtctgatctcctctggcaggctgatccagagtgtaggagccctgactgaaaacgccctgtcccctttggttttcagtcgggtccttggaacagctaacagagcactgccagaggatctcagactgcgtccaagattgtagggggataaaagctcagagatatatagAGGTATAACAAATAATCCTCCTGTGATCAGCTCTCTCTCGTGTTTGCATCTCAAACCTTTCAGTCGGATTGTTTAGAAGTAGAAAATAAACGATCGTATGTCTCAAGTTTATGGTCTTAATCTCTAGTTTTAAGTCTTCCTCAACACAGCAGGATGTTAGTTTTATGAATGATGGTCCCATTTAGAGTCGCAGAGAGCAGGAAGTATCCTGtcgtccaaatatggtcacttctggctttaaaaaataagattaCAGACTTTAAATGGAAATCTGCCAACCAATGGGTGACTATCTGGAAGCTCCGCCCCCTTCTTATATTGGGTCATGGTGTCTGTCAGTGTGTAGTTGTTGTGTAGTTGTTGTGTATTTGTGATGTCAGGTTACCCTGGAGGTTCTGGATGTGGCTGTGCTGACTGTGTCTCTCTGACTCCATGGTGATAACTCGATGTGTCAGAGACTGAATCTCctgaaagacaaataaaaacactgtcagCAGAGACATCACTCACACACCTGTCTctgaacacacacctgtctttaaacacacacctgtctctgtATCTGCAGCTGGGACTGCAGCGTGGCCAGGTCTGACCACTGAACGCTGACAGGCAGGGGGCGCTCTCTGTGAGGGAGggggcgaggaggaggaggaggaggagcatcGATCCTCTCCCTCACAGGAAACAGATCtgtagaggaagaggagggtgataAAGGAGGCTCCATCAAAGATCACGAACCAATGATATAAAGACGTAGCTGTCATCAGGTACAGAGAAGGAGTTTATGGGGATTTCTCTTTGAGTTTactttgttatgtttttttatgttttcttcttttcctgtaaataagatgctttaaaatgtaaatatttacactaacagtcaaaagtttggactcaccttctcattcaatggtttttatctattttaatcattttcaacattgtagattaatactgaagacatcaaaactatgaaataatctggttttgccataatctggattacaacagtagtcaaatagggctatccattgtgtactaaccctacctctgaacaacacaactgatggtctcaaacacattaagaaggcaagtcattctacaaatgaactcttgacaaggctcatgttaattagaaaccattccaggagaccacttcatgaagcagactgagagaataccaagagtgtgcaaagctgtcatgaagaaaaaagggggctactttacagaatctaaaatataaaacaaattctgctttgtttaacacttttttgttaattaaataattccatgtcctttcatagttttgatgtatttggtattaatctacagtgtttcaaataattacaataaacacaaacccttgaatgagagggtgtttccaaacttttgactggtagtgaatATAAGATCATGTTGTGATGATAAGGGTGCACATGTATAGTCTTTATATGACTTTATAGGAACTATGTTTTAAGGGCTGTCGGTGTTGATTCATTGATTAATGTCTGAAATTATTGACTCTAATATACGTCCCTGATTATAAGATGACCCTCCCTTTTCAAGACTAATAATGTTAACCTGTCACT
The genomic region above belongs to Notolabrus celidotus isolate fNotCel1 chromosome 2, fNotCel1.pri, whole genome shotgun sequence and contains:
- the LOC117807836 gene encoding actin cytoskeleton-regulatory complex protein PAN1; translated protein: MMSWDRQLSSLLSVADSSVAKMRERLSSPGEDLFPVRERIDAPPPPPPRPLPHRERPLPVSVQWSDLATLQSQLQIQRQEIQSLTHRVITMESERHSQHSHIQNLQEEVQRLRNRGAEEWRREAEELSSLREQFTRATSIGHLEESLSSKLEYLRRDMELLKTQLRRQGEELLHLQEETRESRRRDQHTCRTVEQMTDSFRSLSSELTKNVSDTRQEVQQIRSNVSQLKEELRTTREHRLSAHTPGASPLLPLPHRGLTPDPDLDSDSEDFSPTPSLAEVSSDDLSWLEHRDPPDRRRRRRVSLSDQSDLSAADEQLQDDDDDDGDDDDLLDDV